The following coding sequences lie in one Myxococcus xanthus genomic window:
- a CDS encoding exo-beta-N-acetylmuramidase NamZ domain-containing protein, with amino-acid sequence MCRPSGLAEEGNAVTKVKTGLDVWVEQGFSALKGKRVGAIVNPTSVDARFRHLADLLSGADGVTLAALFGPEHGIRGEAQYMVAVDEARDRRTGVPVYSLYGSTFESLSPRQESLQGLDALVFDIQDVGSRYYTYVYTMALAMKAAAKARVPFYVLDRPNPLNGAAMEGNLVGEGFRSFVGLYALPNRHGMTAGELARLFNVQEGFGCELTVVPCEGWRRGQFWSETGLPFISPSPNMPTADTALVYPGMCLGEGTNVSEGRGTCRPFEQFGAPWVDTDQLLARLAKEELPGVAFRAVGFTPTFDKYTGQSCNGAFIHVTDRQAFQPLRTGVAIFQALHDIGPGSFGWRADAYEFVEDVPAFDLLCGTDQVRRGIEAGWPLERLLEGFSAQTETFARHRTSYLLYA; translated from the coding sequence ATGTGCCGGCCCTCGGGGCTGGCTGAGGAAGGGAACGCCGTGACGAAGGTGAAGACGGGACTGGACGTGTGGGTGGAGCAGGGCTTCTCCGCGTTGAAGGGCAAGCGCGTGGGCGCCATCGTGAATCCCACCAGCGTGGATGCTCGCTTCCGCCACCTGGCGGACCTGCTGTCGGGCGCGGACGGCGTCACGCTGGCGGCGCTCTTCGGTCCGGAGCACGGCATCCGGGGTGAGGCGCAGTACATGGTCGCCGTGGACGAGGCGAGGGACCGCCGCACCGGCGTGCCGGTGTACAGCCTCTACGGCTCCACCTTCGAATCGCTGTCGCCCCGGCAGGAGTCGCTCCAGGGGTTGGACGCGCTCGTCTTCGACATCCAGGACGTGGGCAGCCGCTACTACACCTACGTCTACACCATGGCGCTGGCCATGAAGGCCGCGGCGAAGGCCCGAGTGCCCTTCTACGTGCTGGACCGGCCGAACCCGCTCAACGGCGCGGCGATGGAAGGCAACCTGGTGGGGGAGGGCTTCCGCTCCTTCGTGGGCCTGTACGCGCTGCCCAACCGCCACGGCATGACGGCGGGGGAGCTGGCCCGCCTCTTCAACGTCCAGGAGGGCTTCGGCTGCGAGCTGACCGTGGTGCCGTGCGAAGGCTGGCGCCGCGGCCAGTTCTGGTCGGAAACGGGGCTGCCCTTCATCTCGCCGTCGCCCAACATGCCCACCGCCGACACCGCGCTGGTGTACCCGGGCATGTGTCTGGGCGAGGGCACCAACGTCTCGGAGGGCCGCGGCACCTGCCGTCCTTTCGAGCAGTTCGGGGCGCCGTGGGTGGACACGGACCAGTTGCTGGCGCGCCTGGCGAAGGAGGAGCTGCCCGGGGTCGCCTTCCGGGCCGTGGGCTTCACGCCGACGTTCGACAAGTACACGGGCCAGTCCTGCAACGGCGCCTTCATCCACGTGACGGACCGGCAGGCCTTCCAGCCCCTGCGCACCGGCGTCGCCATCTTCCAGGCGCTGCATGACATTGGCCCGGGCTCGTTCGGCTGGCGCGCGGATGCCTACGAGTTCGTCGAGGATGTGCCAGCCTTCGACCTGCTCTGCGGGACGGACCAGGTGCGCCGAGGCATCGAGGCGGGGTGGCCGCTGGAGCGGTTGCTGGAGGGGTTCTCCGCTCAGACGGAAACGTTCGCACGTCACAGGACGTCCTACCTGCTATACGCTTGA